TGGCGCGTCGGCGACCGACGCACTCGCCATATCCTTGAACGAGCGTGCGAAGGACGCAAGACCGCGCGCCCCTTGCTCCGCACGGGTGGCGCTGCTAAACGAGCCGGCTCCGGAGAACCGGGCCTGCGAGGGCCCGCCTCCGGCGCGTCCGCGCCCTTCGGGGTCGGGGCACAGGAGTGTAGCTCAGCTGGTAGAGCATCGGTCTCCAAAACCGAGGGCCGGGGGTTCGAGTCCCTCCACTCCTGCCACGGGCTGACTATGTAGGTGTTCGGGGATCCGGCGGTTCGGGTCCCGGAAGAGAGAGTTTCAGGAACGGCCATGGCCAGGAACAAGGGCTCAAAGCCTCAGGCGATGAAGGAACGGGCGGCGCGGACCGCGGCCGCCGTCTCGCCCTCGTCCGCCCTGGCCGCGGGGGCGGCGCCGAAAAAGCGTGTCGGTCTGCTCCAGTTCCTCCGCGAGGTCCGCGCCGAGGCCCGCAAGATCACCTGGACCACGCCGCGCGAGACCTGGATCACCTCTGTCTTCGTGGGGATCATGGTCGTGCTGGCCGCCGTCTTCCTCCAGCTCGTGGACCTGATCCTGGGCTGGAGCCTGTCCTTCATCCTGAACTTCGCCAACGGGGGTTGATTCTGCCATGAACGCCGAAGCACCCGTCGCGGCCAACCCGCGCCACAAGTGGTACATCGTCCACGCCTATTCCAACTTCGAGAAGAAGGTGGCCGAGGCCATCCGCGAGCAGGCCCGCGCCCAGGGCCTTGAGGAAAGGTTCTCGGACATTCTCGTGCCCACCGAGGACGTCGTCGAGGTTCGTCGCGGTCGCAAGGTGAACGCCGAGCGCAAGTTCTTCCCGGGCTACGTCCTGGTGAAGATGGAGCTCACCGACGAGGCGTACCACCTGATCAAGAACACCCCCAAGGTCACGGGTTTCCTGGGCAGCCAGAACAAGCCCCAGCCGGTTTCCGAGCGCGAGGTCGCCCGGATCATCGGCGCCATTGAGGAGGGCGTGGAGCGGCCGAAGCCGACCATCACCTTCGAGATCGGCGAGACTGTCCGGGTCACCGATGGCCCCTTCGCCAGCTTCAACGGCTCGGTGGAGCAGGTCGACGAGGATCGCGCCCGCCTGCGCGTGACCGTGTCCATCTTCGGACGCGCCACGCCGGTCGAGCTCGAATACGGCCAGGTCGAGAAAGTCGCCTGACCGACAACCGTCCCCGGGCTTCGGGCCGGGGACTTCAAATCCGTGGGAGGGGAGGCCAGTCTGACCCCGCACCACGGCTCAACAGACCGGGCGTCCGGTCAAAGAGGAGAAGATGGCCAAGAAGATTCTGGGCTACATCAAGCTGCAGGTGCCCGCCGGCTCCGCCACCCCTTCGCCGCCCATCGGGCCGGCCCTGGGCCAGCGCGGCGTCAACATCATGGGCTTCTGCAAGGAATTCAACGCCCGCACCGAGAAGGAAGTCAAAGGTACGCCCCTGCCGACGGTGATCACCGTCTACCAGGATAAGTCCTTCACCTTCATCACGAAGACCCCGCCCGCGACCCACTTCATCAAGGAAGCCCTGGGCCTGAAGTCCGGCTCCAAGGCGCCGGGCCGTGACGTGGCCGGCAGCATTTCCCGCGCCCAGCTGCGGGATATCGCCGAGAAGAAGATGAAGGACCTGAACGCCGTCGACATCGAGGCGGCCGCACGCATCATCGAGGGCTCCGCCCGCTCGATGGGCCTCACCATCGTGGAGGGCTGACGCATGACCCGGCAAACCAAGCGCACCAAGGCCTGGACCGGCGACCGCCTGGCCGCCCATCCCGTCGGCGACGCCATCCGCCTCGTCAAGGAAAACGCCAAGGCCAAGTTCGACGAGTCCATCGAGATCGCCGTGAACCTGGGCGTTGATCCCCGCCACGCCGACCAGCAGGTCCGCGGCGTGGTCAACCTGCCCTCGGGCACCGGCCGCGACGTCCGCGTCGCCGTCATCGCCCGCGACGCCAAGGCCGACGAGGCCAAGGCCGCCGGCGCCGAGATCGTGGGGGCCGAGGAACTGGTCGAGCGGATCCAGGGCGGCTTCATGGAGTTCGACCGGGTGATCGCCACTCCGGACATGATGGCCCTGGTCGGCCGTCTGGGTAAGGTGCTGGGCCCGCGCGGCCTGATGCCGAACCCCCGCGTCGGCACCGTGACGCCCAATGTCGGCCAGGCCGTCAAGGACGCCAAGGGCGGGGCCATCGAGTTCCGCACCGAGAAGACAGGCATCATCCACGCCGGCATCGGCAAGGCCAGCTTCACCGACGAGCAGATCGCCGCCAACGTGCGCGCCCTGGTCGACGCCCTGAACAGGGCCAAGCCCTCCGGCGCCAAGGGCACCTACATCAAGAAGATCAGCCTTTCCTCCACCATGGGGCCAGGCTTCCGGATCGACACCGGCTCGGTCAGCGCCTGAGGCGTCGGACCCGGTTTCATCGGGACTTCAGGGGGGGTGGCGCCGCAGGGCGCCGCCCCCTTTTCACGTCAGGGCGCTGTCCGAGGCTTGACCGCCGGGCCCGTCCGGGGTTCCTCGGCCCTCGCACCTTTCGCCCAGGGAGATCCCCATGAGACGCGCCGCCATCGTCAGCCCGATCCGCACTGCCGTGGGCAAGTTCCAGGGGAGCCTGGCCAGCCTGACCGCCGGTGAGCTGGGCGCCGTGATCCTGCGCGCCCTGATGGAGCGCACCGGAGTCGATCCGGGCCGGGTGGACGACGTGATCTTCGCCCAGGGCTATGGGAACGGGGAGGCGCCCTGCATCGCCCGCTGGTCGGCCCTGGCGGCCGACTTTCCGATCTCCGTGCCCGGCTACCAGCTGGACCGCCGCTGCGGTTCGGGCCTCCAGGCGGTGATCGATGCCGCCATGATGGTGCAGACAGGCGTCGCCGACGTCGTCATCGCCGGCGGCGTCGAGAGCATGAGCAATGTCGAGTACTACTCCCTCGACATGCGCAGCGGGGCCCGCGCCGGCTCGGTGACGATGCATGACCGCCTGGCCCGCGGCCGGGTGATGAGCCAGCCCATCGAGCGCTTCGGGGTCATCTCCGGCATGATCGAGACGGCCGACAACCTGGCGCGCGACTACCAGATCAGCCGCGAGGAATGCGACGAGTACGCCGCCATGAGCCACCAGCGCGCCGCCGCCGCCTGGGCCGCCGGCAAGTTCGACGACGAGCTGGTGCCCGTGCCGGTCAAGCAGAAGAAGGGCGACCCCATCCTGTTCGCCAAGGACGAGGGCGTCCGGCCGGACGCGACTCCGGAATCCCTTGGGCAGCTTCGGGCCATCGAGAAGGGCGGGGTGGTCACCGCGGGCAACGCCAGCCAGCAGAATGACGCCGCCGCCGCCTGCCTGGTGGTGGCCGAGGACAAGCTGGCCGAGCTGAACCTCGATCCCATGGGCTGGTTCGTCAGCTGGGCGGCGGCGGGATGCGATCCCTCGCGCATGGGCATCGGCCCCGTGCCGGCCGTCGAGCGCCTGTTCGCCCGCACCGGCATGTCCTGGGACGACATCGACCTGGTCGAGCTGAACGAGGCCTTCGCGCCCCAGGTCCTGGCCGTCCTTCGTGGGTGGGGCTGGGATGACCGCGACCGCTTGAACGTCAACGGCTCCGGCATCTCGCTTGGCCATCCCATCGGCGCCACCGGGGGCCGGATCCTGGCCAACCTCCTGCGCGAGCTGGACCGCCGGAAGGGGCGTTACGGCCTCGAGACCATGTGCATCGGCGGCGGCCAGGGCATTGCGGCCATCTTCGAGCGCCGCTGAGGCCCGGCCAAGTCTTGCCTTGCGGCGGCGCTTCGTGTAGCGACCGCGCCTTCAAGAGTTTCGCCCCTCCTTCTGGAGGCGGCGGGTTCGGGGGTTCGCCCCCGATCCTGTCCAAGAACTGCGGGGTCCCGGGGTCACCGGGGCCGTAATCGCCGGGGGAGCCCCTCCGGTATCGCGGGGAGACGGGAAGATGAGGTTGAACGGCCGGCGGCTTGCCGCGGACCGTCGCCGCGGCTTCTCACACGGACAGGTCGTCCCAGGCCCCCTCGGGGGCTGACGGGCGTGTGTACGGCTCCGGGAATGGTCCCGAAGCCGGTTCCGAGTATGGAGACCGCAATGGACCGCGCACAAAAGCAGGTGACCATCGAAGCGCTCAAGGGCGATTTCGCGGGCGCCGGCGCCGTGGTCGTGACCCACAACCTGGGTCTGACCGTTGCGGAAATGACGGAACTTCGCGGACGCCTCCGCAAGGAAGGCGCCCACTTCAAGGTGGTCAAGAACACCCTGGCCCAGAAGGCCCTGGCTGGATCCCTCGGCGAGGCGGGCGACGCCCTCTTCACCGGACCCGTCGCCATCGCCTTTGCGCCGGATCCCGTGACCGCCGCCAAGGTGGCCAGCCAGTTCGCGAAGGAAAACGACAAGCTCGCCATTCGTGGCGGCTTCATGGGCGAGACCGTTCTGGACGCCGCCGGCGTGGGGGCCCTGGCCACCCTGCCGTCGCTGGACCAGCTCCGGAGCAAGCTCATCGGCCTCCTGCAGGCGCCCGCGACCAAGGTCGCCGGCGTGCTCCAGGCTCCGGCCGGCCAGCTGGCCCGCGTCATGGGCGCCTATGCCGCCAAAGACGCCGCCTGACCGTCACTTTCCGAAAACCCCTCATCCCCTGATCCCAAGGAAACCAAACCATGTCCAAGCTCGAAAAGCTGGTTGAAGACCTCTCCGCCCTGACCGTCCTGGAAGCCGCTGAGCTGTCCAAGCTGCTCGAAGACAAGTGGGGCGTCTCCGCCGCCGCTCCGGTGGCCGTCGCCGCCGTGGCCGCTCCGGGCGCCGCTCCGGCCGAAGCCGCCGAGGAGCAGACCGAGTTCACCGTCGTCCTGACCGCCGGCGGCGACAAGAAGATCAACGTGATCAAGGAAGTCCGCGGCGTCCGTCCGGACCTGGGCCTGAAGGAAGCCAAGGACCTGGTGGAAGGCGCGCCCCAGAACGTGGTCGAGAACGTCTCCAAGCAGCAGGCCGAAGAGGTCAAGAAGAAGCTCGAGGAAGCCGGCGCCTCCGTCCAGATCAAGTAATCTGGCGGCGCGGTTTCGCGTCCCTTCAGGCGGGCCCGGGGATCACCCCGGGCCCGTTTTGCGTCCGAGGGCACTCAGTCCGGCGGCGATCAGGTCTTCCTCAGGGGCGGTGAGGGCGGTGCGCCGTCCCGATGGCCGGTCGGTCTCCCGCATGCCGTTCAGGGCCCAGCAGAGGCTCTCGCCGGTGCGCCGGTTCCAGAAGAGTCCGGTCATCCAGCCGTAGGCGTCGCCCAGGTGTCCCCGCCAGTCCGCGGAATCGGCCCCGAAGAAGGCGTCGCCGGCGACGCCGGGGCGACCGGTCAGCACCTGCACGCCGAGACCATAGGCCAGCATCACACCCCCCTCATTGTCCGCACCCTCCGGACCCATCCGCCAGACCGGGACCTCCATCTCCACCAGACGATCCTTGTCCGCGAGGAAGGTCCGGGCGAGGCGGTCCATGTCCGCAAGACTGAGTCTCAGACCTCCCTGCGGGGAGAAGGCGAAGCCGTTCTCGCCAGGACGTACATCTTCGGCCCTCAGGTTCGGGGTCTCCGGCGAGGCCAGGACAGCGGCCTCCGGCGCCGGCGGGGGATTGGAGTCGACCTGGGCCGCCCAGGTTCCGCCCTGAAGCCGCAGGCCCGGAGCCGCCCTCCGCCGGGCCGCCTCGGACACGCCGCTCCAGTTGTAGCCGGCGTCCGTTCCCGCGGGCGCCAGCAGCCGATCGTGCATCAGCCGGTCAAACCTCTGACCCGTCACGCGCTCGGCCCATTGGGCGAGGACGGCGAAGTTCGCGTCAGCGTAGGAAAACCTCGCCCCCGGGGGCCAGTCCGCCGGCCCGAACCATCCGGCGCGGACCGCAGGGGGCGCATCAGGACCGAGCACGGAGGCCAGGGTTCGCCCCGCCGGTACGGGATAATCCGGTCCGTTTCGCAGGCCGCTGGT
The sequence above is a segment of the Phenylobacterium parvum genome. Coding sequences within it:
- the rplL gene encoding 50S ribosomal protein L7/L12, whose amino-acid sequence is MSKLEKLVEDLSALTVLEAAELSKLLEDKWGVSAAAPVAVAAVAAPGAAPAEAAEEQTEFTVVLTAGGDKKINVIKEVRGVRPDLGLKEAKDLVEGAPQNVVENVSKQQAEEVKKKLEEAGASVQIK
- the secE gene encoding preprotein translocase subunit SecE encodes the protein MARNKGSKPQAMKERAARTAAAVSPSSALAAGAAPKKRVGLLQFLREVRAEARKITWTTPRETWITSVFVGIMVVLAAVFLQLVDLILGWSLSFILNFANGG
- the rplJ gene encoding 50S ribosomal protein L10, which gives rise to MDRAQKQVTIEALKGDFAGAGAVVVTHNLGLTVAEMTELRGRLRKEGAHFKVVKNTLAQKALAGSLGEAGDALFTGPVAIAFAPDPVTAAKVASQFAKENDKLAIRGGFMGETVLDAAGVGALATLPSLDQLRSKLIGLLQAPATKVAGVLQAPAGQLARVMGAYAAKDAA
- a CDS encoding acetyl-CoA C-acetyltransferase — protein: MRRAAIVSPIRTAVGKFQGSLASLTAGELGAVILRALMERTGVDPGRVDDVIFAQGYGNGEAPCIARWSALAADFPISVPGYQLDRRCGSGLQAVIDAAMMVQTGVADVVIAGGVESMSNVEYYSLDMRSGARAGSVTMHDRLARGRVMSQPIERFGVISGMIETADNLARDYQISREECDEYAAMSHQRAAAAWAAGKFDDELVPVPVKQKKGDPILFAKDEGVRPDATPESLGQLRAIEKGGVVTAGNASQQNDAAAACLVVAEDKLAELNLDPMGWFVSWAAAGCDPSRMGIGPVPAVERLFARTGMSWDDIDLVELNEAFAPQVLAVLRGWGWDDRDRLNVNGSGISLGHPIGATGGRILANLLRELDRRKGRYGLETMCIGGGQGIAAIFERR
- the nusG gene encoding transcription termination/antitermination protein NusG; this encodes MNAEAPVAANPRHKWYIVHAYSNFEKKVAEAIREQARAQGLEERFSDILVPTEDVVEVRRGRKVNAERKFFPGYVLVKMELTDEAYHLIKNTPKVTGFLGSQNKPQPVSEREVARIIGAIEEGVERPKPTITFEIGETVRVTDGPFASFNGSVEQVDEDRARLRVTVSIFGRATPVELEYGQVEKVA
- the rplA gene encoding 50S ribosomal protein L1 is translated as MTRQTKRTKAWTGDRLAAHPVGDAIRLVKENAKAKFDESIEIAVNLGVDPRHADQQVRGVVNLPSGTGRDVRVAVIARDAKADEAKAAGAEIVGAEELVERIQGGFMEFDRVIATPDMMALVGRLGKVLGPRGLMPNPRVGTVTPNVGQAVKDAKGGAIEFRTEKTGIIHAGIGKASFTDEQIAANVRALVDALNRAKPSGAKGTYIKKISLSSTMGPGFRIDTGSVSA
- a CDS encoding serine hydrolase domain-containing protein; the encoded protein is MSKNRNMKPPRRRDLLSLAAAGAATALPAPMSARDRTPDFGPCSGFIASAPGRRRAWIRGDAPVGRPFREDSPFRVASVSKMVAATVIVPIAKSLPAGLDADVSDRLGFRLRHPAWPDRPIPLRSLLSHTSGLRNGPDYPVPAGRTLASVLGPDAPPAVRAGWFGPADWPPGARFSYADANFAVLAQWAERVTGQRFDRLMHDRLLAPAGTDAGYNWSGVSEAARRRAAPGLRLQGGTWAAQVDSNPPPAPEAAVLASPETPNLRAEDVRPGENGFAFSPQGGLRLSLADMDRLARTFLADKDRLVEMEVPVWRMGPEGADNEGGVMLAYGLGVQVLTGRPGVAGDAFFGADSADWRGHLGDAYGWMTGLFWNRRTGESLCWALNGMRETDRPSGRRTALTAPEEDLIAAGLSALGRKTGPG
- the rplK gene encoding 50S ribosomal protein L11, with amino-acid sequence MAKKILGYIKLQVPAGSATPSPPIGPALGQRGVNIMGFCKEFNARTEKEVKGTPLPTVITVYQDKSFTFITKTPPATHFIKEALGLKSGSKAPGRDVAGSISRAQLRDIAEKKMKDLNAVDIEAAARIIEGSARSMGLTIVEG